From Amycolatopsis sp. WQ 127309:
TCGACGGCAGCGGCGTCACGGTCACGTTGTCCTTGGTGGACATGACTTCCGCGATGATCGCGCCGACCTGGTTGTTCATCAGGGTGAAGCCGCACATGTTCGAGGCCGTGTTGTTGACCTTGTACGGGCTTTCCGAGGTTTTGAAGACGGTCACTGGCCCAGCTCCTCCGGTGCTTTGAGACCCAAATCGGACAGGATGCCGGCGAACCGGCTCTTGACGCGGTCGAGGCCGTCCTCGAACCGGATCGGCTTGGCGTCGGGCTGCGACCACAACGGCTGCAGGGCGCGCGCGGCGGAGATGCACCGCGGGACCCAGTCCTCGAGCCACTTCTGCGCCAGCGCCTTGTTCTGGTCGCCGAACTCCTTGTCGTTGATCAGCAGGTCGAACATCGCCTTGGTGTAGCGCAGGTCGCGTTCGGAGAAGTCGAACTCCTCGGCGCCGATCAGCGTCGGGGTGACGAAGTCGCCGTTCGCCGGCGCGGCCTGCTGCACCAGGTTGCTGCGGAACAGCTCGCCGACGAGCGGCTCGAAGACGATGTTCGAGGCGAAGATCGCCTCGCACCAGTCCCAGATCCCGGTCAGCTGCTCGGCGGTCTCCCGCACGCCCTGCCAGGCCGGGTCCTCGTTCCACGTCGTCAGGTGGGCGCCGCCGTCGAAGCCGGGGACCTCTTCGGTGAGCGTCAGCGTGTACAGCGCCAGGTCCTGCGCCGCGCGGATCCGGTGCATGCTGTTCACCGAGATCGCGTTGTTGTGCATGTTCGTCGGGGCGCGGCGGTTGGCGTTGGCGTACAGGTACAGGCCGAGGCCGTGGTCGACGTGCATCCACGCGCCGACGTGCTTGGCGACGAAGTCGACCCAGTTGGGGTTCCACTGCTCGAACGCCTTGGCCTGGCGCGCCGCGTCGATGTTCTGGTTGAGCTGGCGCACGACGTTCGCGTTGTACCGGTAGAGGGTGAGCTCCCACTCCTCGTTGGGGTCGCGGAACTCGTGCCAGCCGTGGGCGGGCCAGTCGTAGCCCTTGCCGCCGGAGCCGGGGCTGCGCTCGGGTACCGGCCGGTCGGACCCCCACGCCTTCATCGCGGTCCACTCCAGCGGGTAGCCCGCCTTGCCGTCGGCGAAGGCGTAGAGCCAGCCCTGCGAGAGGTAGTGCCGCGGGTCGGGCTGGACCTCGACGGTGACGTCTTCGTAGTGGCTCTGCTTGCGCTTGGCCGGGGTGAAGTAGTTGTACTGGCGGGCGCTGGAGTCCGGGAAGACCTTGGCGCCCGCTTCGGCGTCGGTGAACGTCGGCTTCGGCAC
This genomic window contains:
- a CDS encoding toluene hydroxylase, producing MTATSERSVPKPTFTDAEAGAKVFPDSSARQYNYFTPAKRKQSHYEDVTVEVQPDPRHYLSQGWLYAFADGKAGYPLEWTAMKAWGSDRPVPERSPGSGGKGYDWPAHGWHEFRDPNEEWELTLYRYNANVVRQLNQNIDAARQAKAFEQWNPNWVDFVAKHVGAWMHVDHGLGLYLYANANRRAPTNMHNNAISVNSMHRIRAAQDLALYTLTLTEEVPGFDGGAHLTTWNEDPAWQGVRETAEQLTGIWDWCEAIFASNIVFEPLVGELFRSNLVQQAAPANGDFVTPTLIGAEEFDFSERDLRYTKAMFDLLINDKEFGDQNKALAQKWLEDWVPRCISAARALQPLWSQPDAKPIRFEDGLDRVKSRFAGILSDLGLKAPEELGQ